A part of Anaerotignum faecicola genomic DNA contains:
- a CDS encoding transposon-encoded TnpW family protein, with amino-acid sequence MDLLLFIDYIICLRKKGGFSLTQNQTPVTTTEHKIGKVTYLVCSSASERATDTLDKKIKKLIRKDMELNPANARK; translated from the coding sequence GTGGACTTGCTGCTATTCATAGACTATATTATATGTTTGCGAAAGAAAGGGGGATTTTCTTTGACGCAAAACCAAACGCCCGTTACCACAACGGAGCATAAAATAGGAAAAGTTACTTACCTTGTATGTTCGTCCGCAAGTGAACGCGCAACGGACACACTGGATAAAAAGATAAAAAAACTCATTCGCAAAGACATGGAACTGAACCCCGCAAACGCCCGGAAATAG
- a CDS encoding recombinase family protein gives MLQTDKITALYCRLSQEDMQAGESESIQNQKLILQKYADEHHFFNTRFFVDDGFSGVSFEREGLQAMLHEVEAGNVATVITKDLSRLGRNYLKTGELIEIVFPEYEVRYIAINDGVDTAREDNEFTPLRNWFNEFYARDTSKKIRAVKQAKAQKGERVNGEAPYGYLIDPDNRNHLIPDPETAHVVKQIFAMYVRGDRMCEIQNWLRDNEILTVGELRYRRTGSKRHPRPQLNAWYNWPDKTLYDILTRKEYLGHTITGKTYKVSYKSKKTKKNPEEKRYFFPNTHEPLIDEETFELAQKRIATRQRPTKVDEIDLFSGLLFCGDCGYKMYAVRGAGTLERKHAYTCGNYRNRARNDMLCTTHYIRKSVLKELVLADLQRVTSYVKEHEQEFIETANECSAKAVQKTLTQQRKELDKAQNRINELNILFRKLYEDNALGKLSDEQFAFLTSGYDEEKKTLTRRIAELSQEIDNATERSADVKRFVALVRRYTAIEELTYENVHEFIDRILIHELDKETNTRKIEIFYSFVGRVDTGDKPTESISYFRQIGADVKSYAI, from the coding sequence ATGTTACAGACAGACAAGATTACCGCTTTATATTGCAGATTGAGCCAGGAAGATATGCAAGCCGGGGAAAGCGAGAGCATACAGAACCAAAAACTGATTTTACAAAAGTATGCTGACGAACACCACTTTTTCAACACGCGCTTTTTCGTAGACGACGGATTTTCCGGCGTGAGCTTTGAGCGTGAGGGGCTTCAAGCCATGCTGCATGAGGTTGAAGCCGGGAACGTGGCGACCGTCATAACAAAAGACCTTTCCCGTCTGGGACGTAATTATCTGAAAACCGGGGAGCTGATAGAGATTGTCTTTCCCGAATATGAAGTGCGCTACATTGCCATTAACGACGGTGTAGACACAGCAAGGGAAGATAACGAGTTTACCCCTCTGCGGAACTGGTTCAACGAGTTTTACGCCCGCGACACCTCAAAGAAAATCCGGGCTGTCAAACAGGCAAAGGCGCAGAAAGGCGAGCGCGTCAACGGCGAAGCTCCTTACGGCTACCTTATCGACCCGGATAACCGCAATCATCTGATACCCGACCCGGAAACGGCGCACGTCGTAAAACAGATTTTTGCAATGTATGTACGGGGCGACCGTATGTGTGAAATCCAGAACTGGCTGCGGGACAATGAAATACTGACCGTCGGGGAACTGCGCTACCGCAGGACAGGGAGCAAACGCCACCCCCGCCCACAGCTCAACGCATGGTACAACTGGCCGGATAAGACGCTGTACGACATTCTGACAAGGAAAGAATATTTAGGGCATACCATAACCGGGAAAACCTACAAGGTATCTTATAAGTCGAAAAAGACGAAAAAGAACCCGGAGGAAAAAAGGTATTTCTTCCCCAACACTCACGAACCTTTGATTGATGAAGAAACCTTTGAACTTGCACAGAAGCGGATTGCCACCCGGCAACGCCCGACAAAGGTTGATGAAATTGACCTGTTTTCCGGGCTGCTCTTTTGCGGGGACTGCGGCTACAAAATGTATGCAGTACGCGGAGCCGGGACGCTTGAACGGAAACACGCCTACACTTGCGGCAACTACCGCAACCGGGCAAGAAATGATATGCTCTGCACTACGCATTATATCCGCAAAAGCGTATTGAAAGAACTTGTCCTTGCAGACTTGCAGCGAGTAACGTCTTATGTGAAAGAGCATGAACAGGAGTTTATCGAAACAGCCAACGAGTGCAGCGCAAAGGCAGTACAAAAGACGCTGACACAGCAGCGGAAAGAGCTTGACAAGGCGCAGAACCGTATTAACGAGCTGAACATCTTATTCCGCAAGCTCTACGAGGACAACGCTTTAGGGAAACTTTCAGATGAACAATTTGCTTTTCTGACTTCCGGCTATGATGAAGAAAAAAAGACGCTGACCCGGAGGATTGCGGAGCTGTCACAGGAAATCGACAACGCCACCGAGCGCAGCGCGGACGTAAAAAGGTTTGTCGCACTGGTACGCAGATACACAGCGATTGAAGAACTGACCTACGAAAACGTCCATGAATTTATTGACCGTATTCTTATTCACGAACTGGATAAGGAAACGAACACCCGCAAAATCGAAATCTTTTATAGCTTTGTCGGCAGAGTTGATACAGGTGACAAGCCTACCGAAAGTATCTCCTATTTCAGACAGATAGGAGCCGACGTAAAGAGTTATGCTATCTAA
- a CDS encoding YdbC family protein, whose amino-acid sequence MREIQYEIVKEIAVLSTGDSGYTKEINLISWNGKEPKYDIRSFSPNREKCGKGITLNADEAAALLKALQKELNSED is encoded by the coding sequence ATGAGAGAAATCCAGTATGAAATCGTAAAGGAAATCGCAGTATTGTCTACGGGCGACAGTGGCTACACAAAGGAAATCAATCTCATTTCATGGAATGGGAAAGAGCCGAAGTATGACATCCGCAGCTTTTCCCCGAACCGTGAAAAGTGCGGCAAGGGAATCACGCTGAACGCTGATGAAGCGGCGGCACTCCTTAAAGCATTACAGAAAGAATTAAACAGCGAGGATTAA
- a CDS encoding ParB/RepB/Spo0J family partition protein, which translates to MKKQDFKVLKTKDLYPFPDNPFHVAEDETLSELAESIKEFGIVTPIITRPKEDGDGYEVIAGQRRVRASELAGINTVPAFVLPLDRDRAIITLVDSNLQRENILPSERAFAYKMKSEAMKRQGFRTDLTSSQVVTKLRTDDKVAQGFGVGRMTVQRFIRLTELIPPILQMVDEGKIALTPAVELSFLKKDEQENLFATMESEEATPSLSQAQRMKQLSQSGRLDMDTIFAIMTEEKGNQKETLKINTSKLKKYFPKNTTPKQMEETIIKLLERELQRKRNRDSR; encoded by the coding sequence ATGAAGAAACAGGATTTTAAGGTGTTAAAGACCAAAGACTTGTACCCGTTCCCCGACAATCCGTTTCATGTGGCAGAAGATGAAACACTGTCAGAGTTAGCGGAAAGCATCAAGGAATTTGGCATTGTCACGCCGATAATCACACGCCCGAAAGAGGACGGGGACGGTTATGAAGTGATTGCAGGACAGCGGCGTGTCCGTGCTTCTGAACTTGCAGGGATAAATACCGTGCCTGCGTTTGTCCTGCCCTTAGACCGTGACCGAGCCATCATCACCCTTGTAGACAGCAATTTGCAGCGTGAGAATATCCTGCCATCGGAGCGGGCGTTTGCTTACAAGATGAAATCCGAAGCCATGAAGCGGCAGGGTTTCCGCACAGACTTAACCTCGTCACAAGTTGTGACGAAGTTGCGGACGGACGACAAGGTGGCACAGGGCTTCGGCGTGGGCAGGATGACCGTGCAGCGTTTTATCCGCCTGACGGAACTGATACCGCCGATTTTGCAGATGGTGGACGAGGGGAAAATCGCCCTCACGCCTGCGGTGGAACTGTCCTTCTTGAAGAAAGACGAGCAGGAAAACCTCTTTGCCACGATGGAGAGCGAAGAAGCAACGCCCTCACTCTCACAGGCACAGCGGATGAAACAGTTAAGCCAGAGCGGGCGGCTTGACATGGATACGATATTTGCGATTATGACGGAGGAAAAGGGCAACCAGAAAGAAACCTTGAAAATCAACACAAGCAAGCTGAAAAAATACTTTCCGAAGAACACAACGCCGAAGCAGATGGAGGAAACCATCATCAAACTTTTGGAGCGTGAGTTGCAGAGGAAACGCAACCGTGACAGCCGCTAA
- the mobV gene encoding MobV family relaxase: MPYAILRFQKRKAGGVAACERHNERKKEAYKSNPDIDMERSKNNYHLIAPPKYTYKKEINRMVAEAGCRTRKDSVMMVETLITASPEFMNQLPPEEQKAYFQTALDFISERVGKQNILSAVVHMDERTPHMHLCFVPITPDNKLSAKAILGNQKSLSEWQTAYHERMSSRWNQLERGQSSMETKRKHVPTWLYKLGGRLDKQYEEIVSALSDINAFNAGKKRDKALDLLSAWLPDVEKFSKEIGKQQAYIDSLKERIGQESDYAGRMRDEKYEQELKVQKANQKIFELQRTNEQMGRLLSKIPPEVLEELQKNHRSRAKER; this comes from the coding sequence ATGCCTTATGCAATCCTGCGTTTCCAGAAACGAAAAGCGGGCGGCGTTGCGGCTTGTGAACGCCACAACGAGCGGAAGAAAGAAGCCTACAAAAGCAACCCAGATATAGATATGGAACGCTCTAAAAACAATTACCATCTCATAGCACCACCAAAGTACACCTACAAGAAAGAGATTAACCGCATGGTAGCCGAAGCGGGGTGCAGGACAAGGAAAGACAGCGTGATGATGGTGGAAACGCTCATCACAGCTTCACCAGAATTTATGAACCAGTTACCGCCCGAAGAACAAAAAGCGTATTTCCAGACGGCTCTTGACTTCATTTCGGAGCGTGTTGGAAAGCAGAATATCCTCTCCGCTGTCGTCCATATGGACGAGAGAACGCCCCATATGCACCTCTGCTTTGTGCCGATTACGCCAGACAATAAGCTGTCAGCGAAAGCTATCTTAGGCAACCAGAAATCATTATCCGAGTGGCAGACCGCCTACCATGAGCGGATGTCCTCACGGTGGAATCAGCTTGAACGGGGGCAGTCCTCAATGGAAACCAAGCGGAAACACGTCCCCACATGGCTCTATAAATTAGGCGGCAGGCTTGATAAACAGTATGAAGAAATCGTGTCTGCCCTATCCGACATCAACGCCTTTAACGCAGGGAAGAAAAGGGATAAAGCGTTAGATTTACTCTCTGCATGGCTGCCAGACGTGGAGAAATTCTCTAAGGAAATCGGGAAACAGCAGGCGTATATCGACAGTTTGAAAGAGAGAATTGGGCAGGAATCAGACTATGCGGGGCGTATGCGTGATGAAAAGTACGAGCAGGAACTAAAGGTGCAGAAAGCGAATCAGAAGATATTTGAATTGCAGAGAACCAACGAGCAGATGGGGCGGCTGCTGTCAAAAATACCGCCCGAAGTGTTGGAAGAATTGCAGAAAAATCATAGAAGCAGAGCGAAAGAAAGGTAG
- a CDS encoding RNA polymerase sigma factor has translation MAYNHGREDRKWRIWKEAEEKLLRECGVDEATIEQIRIADRADFNSNRRFYRWTNDIAEYLEDMADRERQTEVGTVAELLDEIESENLYQVLVAVDGRTLKIVLLKMQGYSTKEIAPLVHLTTGAIYARLDHLRKKLRKFYSV, from the coding sequence ATGGCATATAACCACGGACGGGAGGACAGGAAATGGCGTATCTGGAAAGAAGCGGAGGAAAAGCTGCTGCGTGAGTGCGGCGTTGATGAAGCGACCATTGAGCAGATACGCATTGCGGACAGGGCAGACTTCAATTCCAACAGGCGGTTTTACCGATGGACGAATGACATTGCGGAATACCTTGAGGACATGGCAGACAGGGAGCGGCAGACGGAAGTGGGTACGGTTGCGGAGTTACTGGACGAGATTGAGAGCGAAAATCTCTATCAAGTATTAGTCGCGGTGGACGGGCGTACCTTGAAAATCGTCCTGCTGAAAATGCAGGGGTATTCCACAAAGGAGATTGCCCCGCTCGTGCATTTGACGACTGGTGCCATCTATGCGAGGTTAGACCATCTGCGGAAGAAGCTACGAAAATTTTATAGCGTCTAA
- a CDS encoding sigma-70 family RNA polymerase sigma factor, with protein sequence MKYAPRKVYIKESGRYVELSYTDFCRRRESDQTYMDKLFIPIQGCLLEVVREQYTDFYRDKERWRYLKKLDTKNSLLSLDGFTDSEGKPLDFIADEAADIAETVVNAVMVDRLKAALPLLSDSEQELIQAIFFDGLSEREVGARFGITQSVVNKRKARILRKLRKIIEN encoded by the coding sequence GTGAAATACGCACCGAGAAAGGTATATATCAAGGAAAGCGGCAGATATGTGGAACTGTCCTATACGGATTTCTGCCGCCGCAGGGAATCCGACCAGACCTATATGGACAAGCTGTTTATCCCCATTCAAGGCTGTCTGCTTGAAGTCGTGAGGGAGCAATACACGGACTTCTACCGAGATAAGGAACGGTGGCGTTATCTGAAAAAATTAGATACGAAGAACAGCCTGCTTTCTCTGGATGGATTTACGGACAGCGAGGGGAAGCCTTTAGACTTTATCGCTGATGAAGCGGCAGACATTGCGGAAACCGTTGTCAATGCGGTTATGGTGGACAGGCTGAAAGCCGCCCTGCCTTTGCTGTCGGATAGTGAACAGGAATTGATACAGGCAATCTTTTTTGACGGACTTTCTGAGCGTGAAGTCGGGGCGAGGTTCGGCATAACCCAGAGCGTTGTGAACAAACGCAAAGCCAGAATCCTAAGAAAACTAAGAAAGATAATAGAAAATTAA
- a CDS encoding cysteine-rich KTR domain-containing protein, whose translation MMKCEWILCPVCGNKTRNKIRKDTVLENYPLYCPKCRQERLIKVDNLKITVIKEPDA comes from the coding sequence ATGATGAAATGCGAATGGATATTGTGTCCTGTTTGTGGGAACAAAACCCGTAATAAAATTAGGAAGGACACTGTTTTGGAGAATTATCCCCTTTATTGTCCAAAATGCAGACAAGAAAGATTGATTAAAGTTGACAACTTGAAGATAACTGTCATCAAAGAGCCAGACGCTTAA
- the tet(O) gene encoding tetracycline resistance ribosomal protection protein Tet(O): MKIINLGILAHVDAGKTTLTESLLYTSGAIAELGSVDEGTTRTDTMNLERQRGITIQTAVTSFQWEDVKVNIIDTPGHMDFLAEVYRSLSVLDGAVLLVSAKDGIQAQTRILFHALQTMKIPTIFFINKIDQEGIDLPMVYREMKAKLSSEIIVKQKVGQHPHINVTDNDDMEQWDAVIMGNDELLEKYMSGKPFKMSELEQEENRRFQNGTLFPVYHGSAKNNLGIRKLIEVIASKFYSSTPEGQSELCGQVFKIEYSEKRRRFVYVRIYSGTLHLRDVIRISEKEKIKITEMCVPINGELCSSDIACSGDIVILPNDVLQLNSILGNEMLLPQRTFIENPLPMLQTTIAAKKSEQREILLGALTEISDGDPLLKYYVDTTTHEIILSFLGKVQMEVICAILEEKYHVEAEIKEPTVIYMERPLRKAEYTIHIEVPPNPFWASVGLSIEPLPIGSGVQYESRVSLGYLNQSFQNAVMEGVLYGCEQGLYGWKVTDCKICFEYGLYYSPVSTPADFRLLSPIVLEQALKKAGTELLEPYLHFEIYAPQEYLSRAYHDAPRYCADIVSTQIKNDEVILKGEIPARCIQEYRNDLTYFTNGQGVCLTELKGYQPAIGKFICQPRRPNSRIDKVRHMFHKLA; the protein is encoded by the coding sequence ATGAAAATAATTAACTTAGGCATTCTGGCTCACGTTGACGCAGGAAAGACAACATTAACGGAAAGTTTATTGTATACCAGTGGTGCAATTGCAGAACTAGGGAGCGTAGATGAAGGCACAACAAGGACAGATACAATGAATTTGGAGCGTCAAAGGGGAATCACTATCCAGACAGCAGTGACATCTTTTCAGTGGGAGGATGTAAAAGTCAACATTATAGATACGCCAGGCCATATGGATTTTTTGGCGGAAGTATACCGTTCTTTATCCGTATTAGACGGAGCAGTATTATTAGTTTCTGCAAAGGATGGCATACAGGCACAGACCCGCATACTGTTTCATGCACTACAGACAATGAAGATTCCGACAATTTTTTTCATCAATAAAATTGACCAAGAGGGGATTGATTTGCCAATGGTATATCGGGAAATGAAAGCAAAGCTTTCTTCGGAAATTATAGTAAAGCAAAAGGTTGGGCAGCATCCCCATATAAATGTAACGGACAATGACGATATGGAACAGTGGGATGCGGTAATTATGGGAAACGATGAACTATTAGAGAAATATATGTCAGGGAAACCGTTTAAAATGTCAGAACTGGAACAGGAAGAAAACAGGAGATTCCAAAACGGAACGTTATTTCCCGTTTATCACGGAAGCGCTAAAAACAATCTGGGGATTCGGAAGCTTATAGAAGTGATTGCCAGTAAGTTTTATTCATCAACGCCTGAAGGTCAATCTGAACTATGCGGGCAGGTTTTTAAGATTGAATATTCAGAGAAAAGGCGGCGTTTTGTTTATGTGCGTATATATAGCGGAACATTGCATTTGAGGGATGTTATTAGAATATCTGAAAAAGAGAAAATAAAAATCACAGAGATGTGTGTTCCGATAAACGGGGAATTATGTTCATCCGATATAGCCTGCTCTGGTGATATTGTAATTTTACCAAATGATGTTTTGCAGCTAAACAGTATTTTGGGGAACGAAATGCTGTTGCCGCAGAGAACATTTATTGAAAATCCTCTCCCTATGCTCCAAACAACGATTGCGGCAAAGAAATCTGAACAGCGGGAAATATTGCTTGGGGCACTTACAGAAATTTCAGATGGCGACCCTCTTTTAAAATATTATGTGGATACTACAACGCATGAGATTATACTTTCTTTTTTGGGGAAAGTGCAGATGGAAGTCATTTGTGCCATCCTTGAGGAAAAATATCATGTGGAGGCAGAAATAAAAGAGCCTACTGTTATATATATGGAAAGACCGCTTAGAAAAGCAGAATATACCATCCACATAGAAGTCCCGCCAAATCCTTTCTGGGCTTCTGTCGGGTTGTCCATAGAGCCGCTCCCTATTGGAAGCGGAGTGCAGTATGAAAGCAGAGTTTCACTTGGATATTTAAACCAATCGTTCCAAAATGCGGTTATGGAGGGGGTTCTTTATGGCTGCGAGCAGGGGCTGTATGGATGGAAAGTGACAGACTGTAAAATCTGTTTTGAATATGGATTGTATTATAGTCCTGTAAGTACCCCCGCAGACTTTCGGCTGCTTTCCCCTATCGTATTGGAGCAGGCTTTAAAAAAAGCAGGGACAGAACTATTAGAGCCATATCTCCACTTTGAAATTTATGCACCGCAGGAATATCTCTCACGGGCGTATCATGATGCTCCAAGGTATTGTGCAGATATTGTAAGTACTCAGATAAAGAATGACGAGGTCATTCTGAAAGGAGAAATCCCTGCTAGATGTATTCAAGAATACAGGAACGATTTAACTTATTTCACAAATGGGCAGGGAGTCTGCTTGACAGAGTTAAAAGGATACCAGCCAGCTATTGGTAAATTTATTTGCCAACCCCGCCGCCCGAATAGCCGTATAGATAAGGTTCGGCATATGTTCCACAAGTTAGCTTAA
- a CDS encoding TnpV protein — MAKSLFEELGGKYERQGDYLIPCLTVPAEEEQAIGIWGQRHLDYLKQYRKVTYTNLLTSGRLNAYLADINRQAQERFERLIEGMKQAQGITEQLKAENALEWTGCLNNIRACAREIVEKEIIFA, encoded by the coding sequence ATGGCAAAATCATTATTTGAGGAACTGGGCGGCAAATACGAAAGGCAAGGGGATTATTTGATACCGTGCTTAACTGTACCCGCCGAAGAAGAACAGGCAATAGGCATCTGGGGGCAACGGCATTTAGATTATCTAAAACAGTACCGTAAAGTTACATACACCAATCTTCTTACAAGCGGCAGGCTAAACGCCTACCTTGCCGACATCAACAGACAGGCACAGGAACGCTTTGAAAGGCTCATAGAGGGTATGAAACAGGCACAGGGCATAACGGAACAGCTAAAGGCAGAAAACGCCTTAGAATGGACAGGATGCCTCAATAACATAAGGGCTTGTGCGAGGGAGATTGTGGAAAAGGAAATTATTTTTGCATAA